In Streptomyces sp. NBC_00433, a single genomic region encodes these proteins:
- a CDS encoding ISL3 family transposase, with translation MEGGWCRCGQWSGRVHGRYVRSLRDVAVGGVGVIVELQVRRFRCRNPACPAVTFAEQVQGLTRPHSRFTPLLLGLLARIGLALAGRAGARLTAVSGIATGRDTLLRLVKALPEPDVGAVEVLGVDDFAFRKGRHYGTVLIDMATHRPLHLFDGREGEDLAAWLRQHPEVRVICRDRSSGYGEGSRQGAPQAVQVADRFHLWQNLCQAVEKTVSVLQPHLAEPAQQPAPDGLEAEPDTIKPHPELKIVARLEAQHAAAHEWWAQGLSKAAIGRKLGLHQATVRKLVNAATVEELTAKTLQRAHLVDPYTGHLHRRWNEGIRNAAQLFREIQQLGHPGGELAVQRHLRRYRSHRGHMPAPGPKPPSVREVTTWITTHPDHLDGANADRLAVLRSRNKDLDRLTCHVRAFAMMLTHREGDHLDERIHTVETDSLTPITSFARNLRRDHDAVRNGMTLPYSSGAVEGNINRLKMLKRQMFGRAGLDLLRKRVLLTR, from the coding sequence GTGGAGGGCGGCTGGTGCCGGTGCGGGCAGTGGTCTGGTCGGGTCCACGGCCGCTATGTCCGTAGCCTTCGAGACGTTGCAGTGGGCGGCGTCGGTGTGATCGTTGAGCTGCAGGTTCGCCGATTTCGATGCCGGAACCCGGCTTGTCCGGCGGTCACGTTCGCCGAGCAGGTCCAGGGCCTGACCAGGCCGCACAGTCGCTTCACCCCGTTGCTGCTCGGGCTGCTGGCGCGGATCGGGCTCGCCCTCGCCGGCCGTGCTGGAGCCCGGCTGACGGCGGTCTCGGGCATTGCGACCGGCAGGGACACCCTGTTGAGGCTGGTCAAAGCCCTGCCAGAGCCAGACGTGGGAGCCGTGGAGGTGCTCGGCGTCGACGATTTCGCGTTCCGCAAGGGCCGCCACTACGGCACCGTGCTGATCGACATGGCGACCCACCGCCCGCTTCACCTCTTCGACGGCCGGGAGGGTGAGGACCTGGCCGCCTGGCTGCGGCAGCACCCCGAAGTCCGGGTGATCTGCCGGGACCGCTCCAGCGGCTACGGCGAAGGATCGCGCCAGGGCGCCCCGCAGGCCGTGCAGGTCGCCGACCGTTTCCACCTGTGGCAGAACCTGTGCCAGGCGGTCGAGAAGACGGTCAGCGTGCTCCAGCCGCACCTGGCCGAACCGGCCCAGCAACCCGCACCCGACGGACTCGAAGCTGAGCCGGACACCATCAAGCCCCACCCCGAACTGAAGATCGTGGCCAGGCTCGAAGCCCAGCACGCGGCAGCCCACGAGTGGTGGGCTCAGGGGCTGTCCAAGGCAGCGATCGGCCGCAAGCTCGGCCTGCACCAGGCGACGGTCCGCAAGCTCGTCAACGCCGCCACCGTCGAGGAACTGACGGCGAAGACCCTGCAGCGCGCTCACCTGGTCGATCCCTACACCGGCCACCTCCACCGCCGCTGGAACGAGGGCATCCGCAACGCAGCCCAGCTCTTCCGGGAGATCCAGCAACTCGGCCACCCCGGCGGCGAACTGGCGGTCCAGCGGCACCTGCGGCGCTACCGTTCACACCGCGGCCACATGCCGGCCCCAGGCCCCAAGCCCCCGTCGGTCCGCGAGGTCACCACGTGGATCACCACCCACCCCGACCACCTCGACGGCGCGAACGCGGACAGGCTCGCCGTCCTCCGGTCCCGCAACAAGGATCTCGACAGGCTCACCTGCCACGTCCGGGCGTTCGCGATGATGCTGACCCACCGCGAAGGCGACCACCTCGACGAGCGGATCCACACCGTCGAAACCGACAGCCTCACCCCGATCACGTCGTTCGCCCGCAACCTCCGCCGTGACCACGACGCCGTCCGCAACGGGATGACCCTGCCCTACAGCTCCGGCGCAGTCGAAGGGAACATCAACCGTCTCAAGATGCTCAAACGGCAGATGTTCGGACGCGCCGGCCTCGACCTCCTGCGCAAGCGTGTCCTCCTCACCCGATGA
- a CDS encoding alpha/beta hydrolase, whose product MTDAPTQLTAPNQVIGGRSGIDFAYRRFGNAETAALPLIFFQHFRGNIDNWDPLLVDTIAQEREVILVDNAGVGNSSGRVPSTVEAMAEDVTTFVDALNLKRYDVFGFSLGGFVAQRVALIRPHQVRRLVLAGTGPQGGKDMHVYRGELLEAAIRDEQGPEDVMTLFFERTEGSKELGGQYIARIFSRTEDRDAVPDLAARDAQLTAIFTWGIADETRLPTLAGITQPTLVANGDNDLMVPTENTHLLARHLPNAKLSIYPDTGHGFLFQYPREFATEVNRFLGT is encoded by the coding sequence ATGACTGATGCGCCCACGCAACTCACGGCACCCAACCAGGTGATCGGCGGGCGGTCCGGCATCGATTTCGCGTACCGCCGATTCGGCAACGCCGAAACTGCCGCACTTCCCCTGATTTTCTTCCAGCACTTCCGCGGCAACATCGACAACTGGGACCCGCTCCTGGTCGACACCATCGCTCAAGAACGCGAGGTGATCCTCGTAGACAATGCGGGAGTCGGCAATTCATCAGGACGCGTCCCCAGCACCGTCGAGGCCATGGCCGAAGACGTCACGACCTTCGTAGACGCCCTGAACCTCAAGCGGTACGACGTCTTCGGCTTCTCCCTGGGCGGGTTCGTCGCCCAGCGAGTAGCCCTCATCAGGCCGCACCAGGTGCGAAGGCTCGTGCTGGCCGGCACCGGACCGCAAGGCGGCAAGGACATGCACGTCTACCGCGGCGAACTGCTAGAGGCTGCGATCCGCGACGAGCAGGGTCCCGAAGACGTCATGACGCTCTTCTTCGAACGGACCGAAGGCAGCAAAGAACTCGGCGGCCAGTACATAGCCAGGATCTTTTCGCGCACCGAAGACCGGGACGCGGTTCCCGACCTCGCGGCGCGTGACGCCCAACTGACGGCGATCTTCACCTGGGGGATCGCCGACGAAACGCGCCTGCCCACACTGGCAGGCATCACCCAGCCAACGCTCGTAGCAAACGGCGACAACGACCTCATGGTGCCGACGGAGAACACCCACCTCTTGGCCCGGCATCTTCCGAACGCGAAGCTCTCGATCTACCCAGACACGGGCCACGGCTTCTTGTTCCAGTACCCACGGGAGTTCGCAACCGAGGTGAACCGCTTTCTCGGGACCTGA
- a CDS encoding transposase, translating to MLQQNVTEVARDLGVSPEGLRSWVKQDRIDRGEGGPGELTSAEHEELRRLRRQDLEQ from the coding sequence ATCCTCCAGCAAAACGTCACCGAGGTGGCCCGAGACCTGGGAGTGAGCCCCGAGGGGCTGCGGAGCTGGGTCAAGCAGGACAGGATCGATCGCGGCGAGGGCGGCCCGGGTGAACTGACCAGCGCCGAGCACGAGGAATTGCGTCGCCTTCGCCGGCAGGACCTCGAACAGTAG
- a CDS encoding MBL fold metallo-hydrolase, translating to MTGAARQPSRLAKVRPAAFGADPTGARLERILRSPNYADGAFVNPVGARMGPGGEFFKSLPATLRKEARVPRKPARPIPVHPTTLADIAVPPASGLRLTWMGHSTVLAEIGGRRVLFDPVWGERCSPFPFGGPRRVHPAPVPLGSLTGLDVVVISHDHYDHLDMPSIVELVRSDVVFAVPLGVGAHLEHWGVSPARVHELDWNESTEIAGLRLTATPARHFCGRGLRGRQQTLWASWAVTDGTHRIFHSGDTGYFPGFADIGAEHGPFDATMIQIGAYSEFWPKNHTGCTPGEPCDCKPDPGSWPDIHMTPDEGLRAHLDLQGGQPGGVLLPIHWGTFNLAFHPWAEPAERTMLASHRAGQQSATPHVGQPFEPAACPESDPWWRDVAVTPDNGWAVWPRDPADSAQPSEVAAEA from the coding sequence GTGACCGGCGCCGCCCGTCAGCCGTCCCGCCTCGCGAAAGTGCGCCCCGCGGCGTTCGGGGCCGACCCCACGGGCGCGCGGCTGGAACGTATCCTGCGGTCGCCGAACTACGCGGACGGCGCCTTCGTGAACCCCGTCGGCGCCCGCATGGGCCCCGGTGGTGAATTCTTCAAGTCACTGCCCGCGACCCTCCGTAAGGAGGCCCGGGTGCCCAGGAAGCCGGCCAGGCCGATTCCCGTCCACCCCACCACACTCGCCGACATCGCGGTGCCGCCCGCGTCCGGGCTGCGGCTGACCTGGATGGGCCACTCCACGGTGCTGGCCGAGATCGGCGGCCGCCGGGTGCTGTTCGACCCGGTGTGGGGCGAGCGCTGCTCGCCCTTCCCCTTCGGCGGCCCGCGGCGCGTGCACCCGGCGCCGGTCCCGCTGGGCTCGCTGACCGGACTCGACGTCGTGGTGATCTCGCACGACCACTACGACCACCTCGACATGCCGAGCATCGTCGAACTCGTACGGAGCGACGTCGTGTTCGCCGTGCCGCTGGGCGTCGGCGCGCACCTGGAGCACTGGGGAGTGTCCCCCGCCCGGGTGCACGAGCTGGACTGGAACGAGTCCACCGAGATCGCCGGCCTGCGCCTGACCGCCACACCCGCCCGGCACTTCTGCGGGCGCGGCCTGCGCGGCCGGCAGCAGACCCTGTGGGCGTCCTGGGCGGTCACCGACGGCACCCACCGGATCTTCCACAGCGGCGACACCGGCTACTTCCCCGGCTTCGCCGACATCGGCGCCGAGCACGGCCCCTTCGACGCCACGATGATCCAGATCGGCGCCTACAGCGAGTTCTGGCCCAAGAACCACACTGGGTGTACGCCGGGCGAGCCCTGCGACTGCAAGCCCGATCCCGGCTCGTGGCCGGACATTCACATGACACCCGACGAAGGCTTGCGCGCGCACCTTGACCTGCAAGGAGGCCAGCCGGGCGGGGTCCTGCTCCCCATCCACTGGGGCACTTTCAACCTCGCCTTCCACCCGTGGGCCGAACCTGCCGAACGCACGATGCTCGCCTCGCACCGGGCCGGACAGCAGTCCGCGACCCCTCACGTCGGCCAGCCGTTTGAGCCTGCCGCTTGTCCCGAGTCTGACCCGTGGTGGCGGGACGTAGCGGTCACTCCTGACAACGGCTGGGCAGTCTGGCCCAGAGACCCGGCAGACTCTGCACAGCCCTCTGAAGTCGCGGCGGAGGCGTGA
- a CDS encoding GntR family transcriptional regulator has translation MAADRTQERPAGAAPRRLRADQARQLADLLRQQVLGQVFAGGVLPHEDALGAEYGVSRNTVRQALDLLRAECLVERVPGLGTVAVGQKYPHGLDRLMGLAETLHGHGQVSNEVRALGPVRAPAAVASRLHVREHDEVLYVERLRRLDGLPLSLDLTYIPMDLGIGLLTADLENNDVFRLLEQVAGRPLGTAEITLEAVSADLHSATVLEAPRGAALLMLERLTHLSDGRPVDLEFVRFRGDRITMRGLLHRSA, from the coding sequence ATGGCAGCCGACCGCACGCAGGAGCGTCCCGCGGGCGCCGCGCCGCGACGGCTGCGGGCGGATCAGGCACGGCAGTTGGCCGATCTGCTGCGGCAGCAGGTACTCGGGCAGGTGTTCGCCGGCGGTGTGCTGCCGCACGAGGACGCGCTCGGGGCGGAATACGGCGTGTCGCGGAACACCGTGCGGCAGGCGCTCGACCTGCTGCGCGCCGAGTGCCTGGTGGAGCGGGTGCCGGGGCTGGGCACGGTGGCCGTGGGGCAGAAGTATCCGCACGGTCTCGACCGGCTGATGGGGCTGGCGGAGACGCTGCACGGGCACGGGCAGGTCAGCAACGAGGTGCGCGCGCTCGGCCCGGTGCGCGCGCCGGCCGCGGTCGCGTCGCGGCTGCATGTCAGGGAGCACGACGAGGTGCTCTACGTCGAGCGGTTGCGGCGGCTCGACGGCCTTCCGCTGTCGCTCGACCTCACCTACATCCCGATGGACCTCGGTATCGGCCTGCTGACTGCCGATCTGGAGAACAACGACGTCTTCCGGCTGCTCGAACAGGTCGCGGGCCGGCCGCTCGGCACCGCCGAGATCACACTGGAGGCGGTCAGCGCCGACCTGCACTCGGCGACCGTGCTCGAAGCGCCTCGCGGCGCGGCCCTGTTGATGCTGGAACGGCTCACCCACCTGTCCGACGGCCGCCCGGTGGACCTGGAGTTCGTCCGCTTCCGCGGCGACCGGATCACCATGCGCGGACTGCTGCACCGCAGCGCCTGA
- a CDS encoding ferredoxin family protein, protein MPVVPQRADVPVTIDESLCIDGCTLCVDMCPLDSLAINPESGKAFMHVDECWYCGPCAARCPTGAVTVNMPYLLR, encoded by the coding sequence ATGCCTGTCGTGCCCCAGCGCGCCGACGTGCCCGTGACCATCGACGAGTCCCTGTGCATCGACGGCTGCACGCTGTGCGTCGACATGTGCCCGCTGGACTCCCTGGCGATCAACCCGGAGAGCGGCAAGGCCTTCATGCACGTCGACGAGTGCTGGTACTGCGGCCCGTGCGCGGCCCGCTGCCCGACCGGTGCGGTCACCGTCAACATGCCCTATCTGCTGCGTTGA
- a CDS encoding ABC transporter substrate-binding protein, which translates to MRKILVAAGAAALLLPLAGCGSDAGGGSGGKTVTVHVGYQSKTINTVTAGTLLRALGSFEQQLKALGQRDGTTYKVDWQDYATGAPITAQMVAGKIDVGSMGDYPLLINAARGVQLRQPTELVSVTGYNLRGGLNMVVTAPDSQLTDLAGLRGGKVSTSIGSAADGTLVRALQQRGIDADKDLHKLNQQPAVGASALQAGSVDALSQFVAWPGQLVFDGKATALYDGAALDLPTFHGVAVRKAFAKQRPAVVDAFLDAQIEATDYLHAHPLEAAQKVATATGLPPEVVYLYNGPGGIATFDPTLKKRLLDAFAEDVPVLASEKLVGKIDISHFADDSFIRRAVGADYDRQAASVANPAPVTGTDPLCGGKVSDPATASEAWPAGQQRTVPFTTPSCLLRYLRRHPGAAVRAAYVPDALTGTRWFADRAVWATDPAAGAAGRFQPFTTRENAAKWLAAHPGAHLVDFGQAVGEAS; encoded by the coding sequence ATGCGCAAGATCCTGGTGGCGGCGGGTGCCGCCGCCCTGCTGCTGCCGCTGGCCGGCTGCGGCTCGGACGCGGGTGGCGGAAGCGGTGGGAAGACCGTGACCGTGCACGTCGGGTATCAGTCCAAGACCATCAACACCGTGACCGCGGGCACCCTGCTGCGCGCGCTCGGCTCTTTCGAGCAGCAGCTCAAGGCGCTCGGGCAGCGTGACGGGACGACGTACAAGGTCGACTGGCAGGACTACGCGACCGGTGCGCCGATCACCGCGCAGATGGTGGCGGGGAAGATCGACGTCGGGTCGATGGGCGACTATCCGCTGCTGATCAACGCGGCCCGCGGGGTGCAGCTGCGGCAGCCCACCGAGCTGGTGTCGGTGACCGGCTACAACCTGCGCGGCGGGCTCAACATGGTGGTGACCGCGCCGGATTCGCAGCTGACCGACCTGGCGGGGCTGCGCGGCGGGAAGGTGTCGACCAGTATCGGTTCCGCGGCCGACGGCACGCTGGTACGGGCGCTGCAGCAGCGCGGCATCGACGCGGACAAGGACCTGCACAAGCTCAACCAGCAGCCCGCGGTGGGGGCTTCGGCGCTCCAGGCGGGCAGCGTGGACGCGCTGTCGCAGTTCGTGGCCTGGCCGGGGCAGTTGGTCTTCGACGGCAAGGCCACAGCGCTCTACGACGGGGCGGCGCTTGATCTGCCGACCTTCCACGGGGTGGCCGTGCGCAAGGCGTTCGCGAAGCAGCGGCCGGCGGTGGTGGACGCCTTCCTGGACGCGCAGATCGAGGCCACCGACTATCTGCACGCCCATCCGCTGGAGGCGGCGCAGAAGGTCGCCACCGCCACCGGGCTGCCGCCCGAGGTGGTCTACCTCTACAACGGTCCGGGCGGCATCGCCACCTTCGACCCGACGCTCAAGAAGCGGCTGCTGGACGCCTTCGCCGAGGATGTGCCGGTGCTGGCCTCGGAGAAGCTCGTCGGGAAGATCGACATCAGCCACTTCGCCGACGACAGCTTCATCCGGCGCGCGGTCGGCGCGGACTACGACCGGCAGGCCGCGTCGGTGGCCAACCCGGCGCCGGTGACGGGGACCGACCCGCTGTGCGGCGGGAAGGTGTCCGACCCGGCGACGGCGAGCGAGGCATGGCCAGCCGGGCAGCAGCGGACGGTGCCCTTCACCACCCCCAGTTGCCTGCTGCGGTATCTGCGGCGGCATCCGGGGGCCGCGGTGCGCGCCGCGTACGTACCCGACGCGCTGACCGGGACACGGTGGTTCGCCGACCGCGCGGTGTGGGCGACCGATCCGGCGGCCGGGGCCGCGGGCCGCTTCCAGCCGTTCACGACGCGGGAGAACGCCGCGAA